In a genomic window of Streptomyces sp. NBC_01231:
- a CDS encoding alpha/beta fold hydrolase: MTQVFTPETWLTLYCLPHAGGSAQPYGRLGTAVPPGVRVVPLELPGHGTRLRELPLRDIGQVVTEAIRLMGEDQGRPFALFGHSFGALVAYETTRRLRQLGTPPELLLVSGRTSPVWPLSHEPLHTLPDPLFTAGLSRMGGIPQALLASPSVLQVYLPSLRADLRMVETYTHTHSDPLDLPIAAFAGLQDRLTDQAGMEAWAELTERPFDLTLLHEGHFFLDDPEFRTALAGRLGWIGPPAVLAPTESGSSAEPER; this comes from the coding sequence ATGACGCAGGTCTTCACCCCCGAGACCTGGCTCACTCTCTACTGCCTGCCGCACGCAGGCGGCAGCGCACAGCCGTACGGCCGCCTGGGGACCGCGGTGCCACCGGGAGTGCGGGTGGTCCCGCTGGAACTGCCCGGCCACGGGACGCGGCTGCGCGAGCTCCCGCTGCGGGACATCGGGCAGGTCGTGACCGAGGCGATCCGTCTGATGGGGGAGGACCAGGGGCGGCCCTTCGCCCTGTTCGGCCACAGTTTCGGCGCACTCGTCGCCTACGAGACCACGCGGCGTCTGCGGCAGTTGGGCACACCGCCCGAACTGCTGCTCGTCTCCGGGCGCACCAGCCCTGTATGGCCGCTGTCCCACGAGCCCCTCCACACGCTTCCGGATCCGTTGTTCACGGCCGGGCTGAGCCGGATGGGCGGCATCCCTCAAGCCCTGCTCGCGAGTCCGTCGGTGCTGCAGGTGTACCTGCCGTCGCTCCGCGCCGACCTGCGGATGGTCGAGACCTACACCCACACGCACAGCGACCCGCTGGACCTGCCGATCGCCGCCTTCGCGGGACTCCAGGACCGGCTGACCGATCAGGCGGGCATGGAGGCCTGGGCCGAGCTCACTGAACGGCCCTTCGATCTGACGCTGCTGCACGAGGGCCACTTCTTCCTCGACGACCCGGAGTTCCGGACGGCCTTGGCGGGCCGGCTCGGCTGGATCGGTCCACCGGCCGTTCTGGCGCCGACCGAGTCAGGCTCGAGTGCGGAACCGGAGCGTTGA
- a CDS encoding ketoacyl-ACP synthase III, with protein MSFHPIGILSTGSYLPKQEVSNAEVAERVGVETEWIERKTQIRSRRYAAPDEVTSDMVARAAAEALDRAGVPAEDVDYLIVSTSTPDSPQPPTSCLVQDMLGATRAACFDINAVCSGFIFALALARALVAQRPESRALVVAADLYSRSLDFSDRRTAVLFGDGAGAALVGRTGDGSGFVDFELASRGDAQRLIRVDAGGVRLPASAETLARGDHFVRMEGRGVREFVMENFPPFARGLAERTGIPLSEVRHFVPHQPNGVMLSELVEAGGLAHAHTHRTLERYGNVGSASVAITLDDAARAGHLRPGDLVMLGAFGGGMAMAAAYLRWGAAA; from the coding sequence ATGTCCTTCCACCCCATAGGAATCCTGAGTACGGGTTCGTATCTACCGAAGCAGGAGGTGAGCAACGCCGAGGTCGCCGAACGTGTCGGAGTGGAAACCGAGTGGATCGAGCGCAAGACACAGATCAGGAGCCGGCGCTACGCGGCACCCGACGAGGTGACGTCCGACATGGTCGCCCGTGCGGCGGCCGAGGCACTGGATCGCGCCGGCGTGCCGGCCGAGGACGTGGACTATCTGATCGTCTCCACCTCGACGCCGGACTCACCGCAGCCTCCGACGTCCTGCCTTGTGCAGGACATGCTGGGCGCCACTCGTGCCGCCTGCTTCGACATCAACGCAGTGTGCAGCGGCTTCATCTTCGCCCTCGCGCTCGCCCGTGCCCTGGTCGCCCAGCGGCCGGAGAGCCGTGCCCTCGTGGTCGCCGCCGATCTGTACTCCCGGTCTCTGGACTTCTCCGACCGCCGCACGGCGGTGCTGTTCGGCGACGGTGCCGGGGCGGCGCTCGTCGGCCGGACGGGGGACGGGTCCGGATTCGTCGACTTCGAACTCGCCAGCCGCGGTGATGCCCAGCGGCTCATCCGGGTGGACGCGGGCGGCGTCCGGCTCCCGGCGTCCGCCGAGACTCTCGCCCGTGGTGACCACTTCGTCCGCATGGAAGGGCGGGGTGTGCGGGAATTCGTGATGGAGAACTTTCCGCCCTTTGCCCGAGGCCTGGCCGAGAGGACGGGGATTCCGCTCAGCGAGGTGCGGCACTTCGTTCCGCACCAGCCCAACGGCGTGATGCTCTCCGAACTCGTCGAGGCCGGCGGCCTGGCCCACGCGCACACCCACCGCACGCTGGAGCGCTACGGGAACGTCGGGAGCGCCTCGGTCGCGATCACCCTGGACGACGCCGCCCGCGCGGGACACCTGCGGCCCGGGGACCTGGTCATGCTGGGCGCCTTCGGTGGTGGCATGGCGATGGCGGCCGCCTATCTGCGCTGGGGGGCCGCCGCATGA
- a CDS encoding ferredoxin family protein: MTYVIAQPCVDVKDKACIEECPVDCIYEGRRALYIHPDECVDCGACEPVCPVEAIFYEDDTPEEWKDYYKANVEFFDELGSPGGASQLGLIERDHPVVAGQPVRTA, encoded by the coding sequence GTGACCTACGTCATCGCGCAGCCTTGTGTCGACGTCAAGGACAAGGCGTGCATCGAGGAGTGCCCCGTCGACTGCATCTACGAGGGCCGGCGGGCCTTGTACATCCACCCGGACGAATGCGTCGACTGCGGGGCCTGTGAGCCGGTCTGCCCGGTCGAGGCGATCTTCTACGAAGACGACACTCCCGAGGAGTGGAAGGACTACTACAAGGCGAACGTCGAGTTCTTCGACGAGCTCGGCTCCCCCGGCGGCGCCAGCCAGCTGGGTCTGATCGAGCGCGACCACCCGGTCGTCGCCGGACAGCCGGTCCGCACGGCATGA
- a CDS encoding response regulator transcription factor, translated as MHTRILLAEEVHMVRGALAALLDLEADMQVVASVSCGNDIVPTALETRPDVAVLDIDLPGTDGLTAATELHQKLPSCRTLILTSIDRPGLLRRALAAHALGFLLKEAQPGQLAKSVRAVAAGQRAIDPELLLDAWNSEESPLSARETEVLRHAARGADAGEIANSLCLSKGTVRNYLTSVVSKLGARNRIDAVRIAYDQGWLP; from the coding sequence ATGCACACCAGAATCCTGCTCGCCGAGGAAGTCCACATGGTCCGCGGGGCACTGGCAGCCCTGCTGGACCTTGAAGCGGATATGCAAGTTGTGGCCTCGGTGAGCTGTGGGAACGACATCGTACCGACCGCCCTCGAAACCCGGCCCGACGTAGCCGTGCTCGACATCGATCTCCCCGGCACGGACGGGCTCACCGCGGCGACGGAACTCCACCAGAAACTCCCGAGCTGCCGCACCCTGATCCTCACCTCCATCGACCGCCCGGGCCTGCTGCGACGCGCGCTGGCCGCCCATGCGCTGGGGTTCCTCCTGAAGGAAGCCCAGCCGGGCCAGCTCGCCAAGTCGGTGCGCGCGGTCGCCGCCGGTCAGCGCGCGATCGACCCCGAACTACTGCTGGACGCCTGGAACTCCGAGGAGAGTCCCCTCTCGGCCCGGGAGACAGAGGTCCTGCGACACGCTGCCCGGGGCGCCGACGCCGGCGAGATAGCCAACAGCCTGTGTCTGTCCAAAGGGACCGTGCGGAACTACCTGACCTCCGTCGTCTCCAAGCTCGGCGCACGTAACCGCATCGACGCGGTCCGGATCGCCTACGACCAAGGCTGGTTACCCTGA
- a CDS encoding 3-hydroxybutyryl-CoA dehydrogenase has protein sequence MTPTSRHQEGAGGVERVGVVGCGLMGSGIAELSALAGYDVRVAVSSRQSLTAGRSRILASLDRAVGAERLGGAERDEALGRISFTTDLIDLADRQLVIESIAEDKAAKVELFTLLDKTLEDPEAILASNTSSLSITTMASATGRPEQVLGMHFFSPAQRIPLVEIISSLHTAESVLARAEEFVTAGLGKQAIASTDRTGFVVNALLIPYLLAAVRMVESGFASAETIDRGMTLGCSHPVGPLKLADLVGLDVLRSVADALYDEFKETLYAPPPLLTRMVESGLLGRKAGRGFYRYG, from the coding sequence ATGACGCCGACGTCACGCCACCAGGAAGGGGCCGGCGGGGTGGAACGGGTCGGCGTCGTCGGCTGCGGACTGATGGGCTCGGGCATCGCCGAACTGTCCGCGCTGGCCGGGTACGACGTGCGGGTGGCCGTCTCCTCAAGGCAATCGCTCACGGCCGGGCGGAGCCGCATCCTCGCCTCCCTCGACCGGGCGGTGGGCGCGGAGCGGCTCGGCGGGGCCGAGCGAGACGAGGCGCTGGGCCGGATCTCCTTCACCACCGACCTGATCGACCTGGCGGACCGTCAGCTGGTGATCGAAAGCATCGCCGAGGACAAGGCCGCCAAGGTCGAACTGTTCACCCTGCTCGACAAGACGCTGGAGGACCCGGAGGCGATCCTGGCCTCCAACACCTCCTCCCTGTCCATCACGACCATGGCGAGCGCGACCGGTCGGCCCGAGCAGGTCCTGGGGATGCACTTCTTCAGCCCGGCGCAGCGCATCCCGCTCGTCGAGATCATCTCCTCCCTGCACACGGCGGAGTCGGTGCTGGCCCGGGCCGAGGAGTTCGTGACCGCGGGCCTCGGCAAGCAGGCCATCGCGTCGACGGACCGCACCGGTTTCGTGGTGAACGCGCTCCTGATCCCCTATCTGTTGGCCGCCGTGCGGATGGTCGAGTCGGGCTTCGCCTCCGCCGAGACCATCGACCGCGGCATGACGCTGGGCTGCTCCCACCCCGTGGGCCCGCTCAAACTCGCCGACCTGGTCGGCCTGGACGTCCTGCGCTCGGTGGCCGACGCCCTCTACGACGAGTTCAAGGAGACGCTCTACGCCCCGCCACCGCTGCTGACGCGCATGGTCGAGAGCGGATTGCTGGGCAGGAAGGCGGGACGAGGGTTCTATCGCTACGGGTGA
- a CDS encoding AfsR/SARP family transcriptional regulator, with amino-acid sequence MTDITVLGPFTATYGQSSFAPSATKPRQILALLALQADRVVTAPTLMEEIWGEELPRSAVTTLQTYILQLRRKLSAALECDAVEAKDVLVTLHGGYLLRARPEQMDAWGFEKLAASGDSAFEAGDDLTASRFFSQALGLWRGPALMDVKVGRVLELDVVRLEEKRMTVLERRIDADLRLGRHGELVPELSVLATQHPMQETFCAQLMTALYRSGGAWRALESYQRLRSALVKELGLEPSQRLKRLHQAVLSGEEFVDHRSFGTSHSRTGARLISRTTAA; translated from the coding sequence ATGACGGACATCACGGTTCTGGGGCCGTTCACAGCTACCTACGGACAGTCGTCGTTCGCCCCCAGTGCTACCAAACCCCGACAGATCCTGGCACTCCTTGCCCTGCAGGCCGACCGTGTTGTCACCGCGCCAACCCTGATGGAGGAGATCTGGGGCGAAGAACTGCCTCGCAGCGCCGTCACGACACTGCAGACCTACATCCTGCAGTTGCGCCGCAAGCTCTCCGCCGCCCTGGAGTGCGACGCGGTGGAGGCGAAGGACGTCCTGGTGACCCTGCACGGTGGGTACCTCCTGCGGGCCCGGCCCGAGCAGATGGACGCATGGGGATTCGAGAAGCTGGCCGCCTCGGGAGACAGCGCCTTCGAGGCGGGTGACGACCTCACGGCCTCCCGATTCTTCAGCCAGGCCCTCGGGCTGTGGCGCGGGCCCGCGCTGATGGATGTGAAGGTGGGCCGTGTGCTGGAGCTGGACGTCGTCCGACTGGAGGAGAAGCGGATGACCGTCCTGGAGCGCCGGATCGACGCGGACCTCCGACTCGGGCGCCATGGCGAACTCGTCCCGGAACTCTCCGTGCTGGCCACCCAGCACCCCATGCAGGAGACGTTCTGCGCGCAACTCATGACGGCCCTGTACCGGTCCGGCGGCGCGTGGCGGGCCCTGGAGTCCTACCAGCGTTTGCGCTCGGCCCTGGTGAAGGAACTGGGCCTGGAACCCTCACAACGGCTCAAGCGGCTGCACCAGGCGGTGCTCTCCGGCGAGGAGTTTGTCGACCACCGCAGCTTCGGCACATCCCACAGCCGCACCGGTGCCCGACTGATCAGCCGGACGACCGCCGCCTGA